Proteins encoded within one genomic window of Methanosarcina barkeri str. Wiesmoor:
- a CDS encoding ABC transporter permease, translating to MNLNVVLAIFRKDLISSVKSKNLLIILLTPIFLSVLFNSTVSLTDNTIVPIAVYDEGSSADFIEYLSSRDNYDVIIADSTGKSEELLYNQKVAAVMLVPEGFSADIKNGLDPSLNIIVNPYEAKSVAFLQTYKDIIMDFAGQKYPVNVILNTLPEDLQSRFNIPIWIMFTVVFVGMMVLPNTLTTEKEKKTLDAILVSPASEKDVIYGKSFFGLFLTILISLVIIIINKGFVGNFLSTAVFIILGSAVFTGLGLLIASYADNYSSASLLSTIFMAPLILLALLADLSQEIEYIAHLVPSTYVFYGIKSAMLNNSGISDLYPEVGILLIFNILVYMLTFRVLKKKRYI from the coding sequence ATGAATCTTAATGTTGTACTGGCTATCTTTAGAAAGGACTTAATATCATCGGTAAAAAGCAAAAATTTATTGATAATACTACTCACTCCGATCTTTTTGTCAGTTCTCTTTAACTCTACGGTTTCATTGACTGATAATACCATAGTACCCATTGCAGTTTATGATGAAGGTTCCAGTGCAGATTTTATTGAATATCTAAGTTCGAGAGATAACTATGACGTAATTATTGCAGACTCGACTGGTAAATCCGAAGAGTTACTTTATAATCAAAAAGTTGCAGCCGTTATGCTTGTGCCGGAAGGCTTCAGTGCCGACATAAAAAATGGACTAGACCCGTCCCTGAATATCATTGTCAACCCTTATGAGGCAAAATCAGTTGCATTTTTGCAAACTTATAAAGATATCATCATGGACTTTGCAGGACAGAAATATCCAGTGAATGTTATCTTAAATACGCTCCCTGAAGACTTACAGTCCAGATTTAACATTCCTATATGGATTATGTTTACTGTAGTATTTGTTGGAATGATGGTTTTACCAAATACGCTGACTACAGAGAAAGAGAAAAAAACCCTTGATGCAATACTTGTGTCACCAGCTTCGGAAAAAGATGTGATTTATGGCAAATCGTTTTTCGGACTATTCCTGACAATACTGATATCTCTGGTTATAATTATTATAAATAAGGGTTTCGTCGGAAACTTCCTATCGACCGCTGTTTTTATAATTCTCGGCTCTGCAGTATTCACAGGCCTTGGGCTTCTAATTGCCAGTTACGCTGATAACTACTCTTCAGCATCTCTGCTTTCCACAATTTTCATGGCACCTCTGATTTTACTTGCTCTGCTAGCCGATTTATCTCAAGAGATTGAGTATATCGCTCATCTTGTACCAAGCACCTACGTGTTTTACGGCATAAAAAGTGCTATGTTGAATAACTCCGGAATCTCTGACCTTTATCCTGAAGTTGGAATCCTTCTTATATTTAATATTCTTGTATATATGCTGACATTTCGCGTTCTCAAGAAGAAGAGATATATATGA
- a CDS encoding ABC transporter ATP-binding protein, translating to MTGDTVDKEIVTENLSKKYDDFEAVKSISFSIKKGTIFGLLGPNGAGKSTTIKLLTCQFPPTSGTAYIGGLNTVLDAVEIKKKIGVVFESQNLYEELSVYENLNFFRQLYNSPKERINEVLKIVGMERYQKNKVKTFSKGMKQKIMISRALLNDPEVLFLDEPGSGLDPRSAREIRQMILGLKEQGKTILITTHNMEEADFLCDYLAIIHKGSIIAMDTPGNLKKKYGKDVLMIKTVKGDIYESPLNTKASSDIFEKLSENNQISLVHSKEATIEDVFIKLTGEKLTDES from the coding sequence ATGACTGGTGATACCGTGGATAAAGAGATAGTTACTGAGAATCTATCTAAAAAATATGATGATTTCGAGGCTGTGAAGAGTATTTCGTTCAGTATCAAAAAAGGAACTATATTTGGGCTTCTGGGCCCAAACGGAGCAGGGAAATCCACTACTATTAAGCTCCTTACCTGTCAATTTCCTCCGACCTCTGGTACTGCATACATTGGAGGATTAAACACCGTATTGGATGCAGTAGAGATAAAAAAGAAAATCGGCGTTGTTTTTGAGTCTCAAAACCTGTACGAAGAATTATCGGTTTATGAAAATCTCAACTTTTTCCGCCAGTTATACAATTCTCCGAAGGAAAGAATAAATGAAGTTCTGAAGATCGTAGGAATGGAAAGGTATCAGAAAAACAAAGTAAAGACTTTTTCAAAAGGCATGAAACAAAAGATAATGATTTCTCGGGCCCTGCTCAATGATCCTGAGGTTTTATTTCTGGATGAGCCCGGAAGCGGATTGGACCCACGTTCAGCAAGGGAAATAAGGCAGATGATTCTTGGTCTTAAGGAACAGGGCAAAACAATCCTTATAACGACACATAATATGGAGGAAGCAGATTTTCTATGTGACTATTTGGCTATCATACATAAAGGCTCTATAATAGCTATGGACACACCTGGAAATCTGAAAAAAAAGTATGGTAAAGATGTTTTGATGATCAAGACTGTAAAAGGAGATATTTACGAATCGCCGCTGAATACAAAAGCCAGTAGCGACATTTTTGAGAAACTCTCTGAAAATAATCAGATATCCCTTGTACATTCAAAAGAAGCTACAATTGAAGATGTTTTCATAAAATTAACCGGGGAGAAATTGACTGATGAATCTTAA
- a CDS encoding epoxyqueuosine reductase: protein MELKKKIESIIKETVASPGTETRYRKPLVGYASASDPIFDDMKKIIGPHHLHPKEIFPEAKTVVSFFLPFEKKLVNLNWQSPDPIKEWIQAKSETDGLIGKINEKLKAKLAEENIQSVVPGTVFDYKSKGFDVAWSHKSAAYAAGLGTFGVNQMLITKAGCAGRFGTLLISAEIPPTPRPKEEFCRYKKGERCLVCVDKCPAGALSVRGLDKEKCYRYLQENARTFPELDQFACGKCATGPCALRSR, encoded by the coding sequence ATGGAGCTTAAAAAAAAGATTGAAAGCATTATCAAAGAAACCGTTGCAAGTCCAGGCACTGAGACTAGATATCGTAAACCTCTAGTAGGCTATGCTTCAGCGAGTGACCCAATTTTTGATGACATGAAGAAAATCATTGGTCCTCACCACCTGCATCCTAAAGAGATTTTCCCCGAAGCAAAAACTGTTGTTTCCTTCTTTCTGCCATTTGAAAAAAAACTTGTGAATCTGAACTGGCAGTCTCCTGATCCTATAAAAGAATGGATTCAGGCCAAAAGTGAAACCGACGGTCTCATAGGGAAAATCAACGAAAAACTAAAGGCTAAGCTAGCAGAAGAGAATATACAGTCAGTTGTGCCCGGAACTGTTTTTGATTATAAGAGTAAAGGTTTTGACGTTGCCTGGTCTCATAAAAGTGCTGCTTATGCTGCGGGCCTGGGCACTTTTGGAGTCAACCAGATGCTGATTACGAAAGCCGGGTGTGCAGGCCGTTTCGGGACTTTGCTGATTTCTGCCGAAATTCCTCCTACTCCACGCCCGAAAGAAGAGTTCTGCCGCTATAAAAAAGGAGAGAGATGTCTTGTCTGTGTGGACAAGTGCCCGGCTGGAGCCCTCAGTGTAAGAGGGCTTGATAAAGAAAAATGTTACAGGTATCTTCAGGAAAACGCCAGGACTTTTCCCGAACTTGATCAGTTTGCCTGCGGAAAATGTGCAACCGGACCCTGTGCTCTCAGGTCTCGTTGA
- a CDS encoding methylated-DNA--[protein]-cysteine S-methyltransferase — translation MYYDIIESPIGPILLAGNEKGLKHLDFLKGKKRIEIPADWIENKKFFREAARQLEAYFSGKLESFDLKLAPEGTDFQKSVWKALCEIPYGETRTYKEIAVSIGKPRAYRAVGLANNRNPIAIIIPCHRVIGSDGKLTGYASGLDIKEFLLKLEENNLR, via the coding sequence ATGTATTACGATATAATCGAATCTCCAATCGGTCCCATTCTTCTGGCAGGGAATGAAAAAGGACTGAAACATCTTGATTTCTTGAAAGGCAAGAAAAGAATAGAAATCCCTGCTGACTGGATAGAAAATAAAAAGTTTTTCAGGGAGGCTGCAAGGCAGCTTGAAGCTTATTTTTCCGGGAAACTAGAATCTTTTGACCTTAAACTGGCTCCAGAGGGAACGGATTTTCAAAAGTCCGTTTGGAAAGCTCTATGCGAAATTCCCTATGGGGAAACCCGAACTTATAAAGAGATAGCTGTATCTATCGGAAAGCCCAGAGCTTATAGAGCTGTGGGGCTTGCAAATAACCGAAATCCAATTGCGATAATTATCCCCTGCCACAGGGTCATAGGCTCAGATGGAAAACTTACAGGTTATGCAAGTGGGCTGGATATAAAGGAATTTTTATTGAAACTTGAGGAAAACAATTTGAGATAA
- the thiC gene encoding phosphomethylpyrimidine synthase ThiC translates to MTIVEDAQKGIITEEMKIVAKDEGLDPEFIRRGVAAGRIVIPTSPYRQVKICGIGEGLRTKVNASIGVSSDIVDADMEVKKAQAAEAAGADTLMELGTGGDFLAIRKKVIDSISLSVGSVPLYQAFIEAARKYGSIVDMTEDELFKATEDQAKLGTNFMAIHTGINNITMDRLKAHGRYGGLCSRGGAFMTSWMLHNEKENPLYANFDYLVEILKEHEVVLSTGNGMRAGAVHDATDRAQIQELIINSELADRAHKQGVQVIVEGPGHVPLDQIGTNVKLMKEMSGHKPFYMLGPLVTDIAPGYDHIVTAIGASVSASYGCDFLCYVTPAEHLALPNLEDVITGVKTSKIAAHVGDMVKYPDRAREQDLAMGRARRDLDWQKMYSLAIDPEHAKEVRNSRAPEDSDACTMCGNFCALKIVNQNYNLAK, encoded by the coding sequence ATGACGATCGTGGAAGATGCACAAAAAGGGATTATTACTGAAGAAATGAAGATTGTTGCAAAGGACGAAGGACTTGACCCTGAATTCATCCGTCGTGGTGTTGCAGCCGGAAGAATTGTTATTCCAACCTCCCCATACAGGCAGGTAAAGATCTGCGGTATAGGAGAAGGGCTCAGGACCAAAGTCAATGCATCCATCGGTGTATCCTCGGATATTGTTGATGCAGACATGGAAGTTAAAAAAGCACAGGCTGCCGAAGCTGCAGGTGCAGACACCCTTATGGAGCTCGGAACTGGTGGAGACTTCCTTGCAATCAGGAAAAAAGTCATTGACAGTATTTCCCTTTCAGTCGGTTCAGTGCCTCTTTACCAGGCCTTCATTGAGGCCGCAAGGAAATACGGCTCAATCGTGGATATGACCGAAGACGAACTCTTCAAGGCAACCGAAGACCAGGCAAAGCTCGGAACTAATTTCATGGCAATTCACACAGGAATCAACAATATCACCATGGACCGCCTTAAAGCCCATGGCAGGTACGGTGGCCTCTGTTCCCGTGGTGGCGCCTTTATGACTTCCTGGATGCTCCACAATGAAAAGGAAAATCCACTTTATGCAAACTTTGATTACCTTGTTGAGATCCTCAAGGAACACGAAGTAGTCCTCTCTACCGGAAACGGTATGCGTGCAGGTGCAGTCCACGATGCAACCGACCGTGCCCAGATCCAGGAATTAATTATTAACTCCGAACTGGCCGACAGAGCCCACAAGCAGGGTGTGCAGGTCATTGTCGAAGGTCCGGGTCATGTCCCTCTCGACCAGATAGGAACCAACGTAAAACTCATGAAGGAAATGAGCGGTCACAAGCCATTCTACATGCTCGGCCCACTTGTAACTGACATCGCACCAGGTTACGACCACATCGTAACTGCAATCGGAGCATCGGTTTCTGCTTCATATGGCTGTGACTTCCTTTGCTATGTAACTCCTGCAGAGCACCTTGCCCTTCCAAACCTTGAAGATGTTATCACAGGAGTCAAAACCTCAAAGATTGCAGCTCACGTAGGCGATATGGTAAAATATCCAGACAGGGCAAGAGAACAGGACCTTGCTATGGGCAGAGCTAGAAGAGACCTCGATTGGCAAAAGATGTACTCTCTTGCAATCGACCCAGAACACGCAAAAGAAGTTAGGAACAGCAGGGCTCCCGAAGATTCTGACGCCTGCACAATGTGCGGTAACTTCTGCGCCCTCAAGATCGTAAACCAGAACTACAACCTCGCAAAATAA